A single window of Doryrhamphus excisus isolate RoL2022-K1 chromosome 5, RoL_Dexc_1.0, whole genome shotgun sequence DNA harbors:
- the LOC131130052 gene encoding uncharacterized protein LOC131130052 produces the protein MLFVFLRDCCAPFRVAESSAEKHLNWDAWQTTDTIVTEATSVCLRISPVIRHLRTVPVGCLLCGGPGRPAEAPGCIRLLWHPACKSHQAAYREHCRIKIPPPGTLIQRVEGVLKHFHLTTDPNGIPLYKPSMLKRLRIQRVHILRGCLSDPEVEGGILYRRGGTIQLNQVPGERAAVPVWIPIRGTSQQEGYHFHQAKWVTGTQVSPELFQAQAMTGVCRWNYQRLLDLKLPGVSLPPVFNPALICSLNAVSRRVFGEEKYPALRLAAEDTGERFGLEYREPECCPVPLDWDKHITKKDPGHATSAPSPGILPDQGADPVQPSSTPPTRLFSFVHPLQTATVTTSSRVAPIPASDLDNKASVTELQPQPEPTRRLPIQCSPTAARTGPVKTGGRVFVLDHKRWPSPKKSAIDELLNKHRGHEDMIKLVVREYGTLVQQRPQQHAASNIKIAYSQIHNTQQ, from the exons atgttatttgtgtttctcagagattgctgcgcaccgttcagggttgcagagtcttctgcggagaaacacctcaactgggatgcatggcaaacaactgacacaattgttactgaggccacatctgtGTGCCTCAGAATATCACCCGTTATACGGCACCTTCGCACAGTTCCTgtcggctgccttctctgtggtggaccaggaagacctgcagaggctccaggatgcatacgtcttctgtggcatccagcctgcaaatcccaccaagcagcatatcgtgagcactgcaggataaagattcctccgcccgggacgcttattcagagagtggaaggggtgttgaagcactttcacctgaccacagatccgaatggcatccctctttataagccctccatgctaaagAGATTGAGGATCCAACGAGTCCACATTCTGCGCGGTtgcctcagtgatcctgaggtggaagggggcatactgtaccgccgtggaggaacgatacagttaaaccaggtgccaggtgagcgtgcagcagtccccgtctggatccccatcagaggcacgtcgcagcaggagggctaccactttcaccaggccaaatgggtgaccggcacgcaggtctccccagagctgttccaggcccaggccatgacaggagtgtgtcgctggaactatcagcgtctgctggacctgaaactgccaggcgtttctctcccgcctgttttcaaccctgcactgatatgctccctgaatgctgtttccagacgggtctttggcgaagaaaagtaccctgctcttcgtctggcagctgaagacaccggggagaggtttggcctggagtacagggagccagaatgttgtccggtccctttagactgggacaaacatataaccaagaaggaccccggccacgccacaagtgctccttctccaggcatcctgcctgatcagggagcagacccagtgcagccttcctccacacctcccaccaggcttttcagctttgttcaccctcttcaaactgctactgtgactacgtctagtcgtgtggcccctatcccagcatctgacttggacaataaagcttctgttactgagcttcagccacagccag agcccacaagaagattacccatccaatgttctccgactgctgcccgcactggaccagtgaagactggagggagagtatttgtgttggaccacaagcgctggccgtctccaaagaagtcggcaattgacgagctccttaataaacaccgcgggcacgaggacatgatcaagcttgtggttcgggagtatggcactcttgtccagcaaagaccccaacagcatgctgcatccaacatcaaaattgcatattcccaaatacataatacacaacagtaa